A single Chryseobacterium sp. DNA region contains:
- the topA gene encoding type I DNA topoisomerase: MSKNLVIVESPAKAKTIQKYLGKDFDVKSSFGHIRDLPKKGMGIDLATFSPDYEVSADKKKLVTELKAAVKKADMVWLASDEDREGEAIAWHLADELKLKPENRKRIVFHEITKNAILKAIDNPRDIDQNLVNAQQARRVLDRIVGFEMSPVLWKKVKPGLSAGRVQSVAVRLIVEREKEIREFVPKASFKLDGVFLNNAEQEIAAKLKKDFEKEEEAEKFLEQAKTTEFKVLNVETKPGTRSASAPFTTSTLQQEASSRLGYNVTNTMRLAQRLYEEGYITYMRTDSVNLSQEAIEGAKKQIISEYGAEYSSPRNYTTKSASAQEAHEAIRPTDFAVKSIGDAQLNKLYQLIYRRTLASQMANAKIEKTVIEIGNASLPHHFEAQGEVIIFDGFLKAYGIVKTEEEDDENNEKLLPKVKVGEVVSYKTITATEKFTRPSARYTEAGLVRKLEELGIGRPSTYAPTIQTIQNREYVDKREVEPQTRQVIKMSLAKDKIKKVVLDEKFGGDKNKFVPTDIGEVVNDFLTDNFREILDYGFTARVEESFDEIASGDQKWKEMMTNFYSKFHPRIEDVEENADRATGDRLLGVDPKTGKNVHARIGRFGAMIQIGETDDEEKPIFASLMTGQNIATITFEEAMELFKLPFDLSDFEGQPVSVGVGRFGPYVKWGDTFISIPKGEDPLSVDQNRAEEIIGEKKKADAPIATYKGEPVTKGSGRFGPFIKYKDIFVNVPKKYNFDNLSQSDINELIDAKLEKEANRYIQQWEKEKISLENGRWGPFIKFGKAMFKIPKKNDDTKYDAEELKEVSLDDVKKWITDQDKNAFAEKKKPAAKKTAAAKKTTAAKKPAAKKK, encoded by the coding sequence ATGTCGAAAAATTTAGTAATCGTAGAGTCCCCGGCAAAAGCAAAAACTATTCAAAAATATTTAGGAAAGGATTTTGACGTGAAATCCAGTTTCGGGCATATCCGGGATCTACCTAAAAAAGGAATGGGAATAGACCTTGCCACCTTCAGTCCTGATTACGAAGTTTCTGCAGACAAAAAGAAATTGGTGACAGAATTAAAGGCTGCAGTAAAAAAAGCTGACATGGTATGGCTGGCTTCCGATGAAGACCGCGAGGGGGAAGCTATCGCATGGCATTTAGCAGATGAACTGAAGCTGAAGCCTGAAAACCGAAAAAGAATCGTTTTTCATGAAATTACTAAAAATGCCATTCTAAAAGCAATTGACAATCCCAGAGATATTGATCAGAATCTGGTCAATGCTCAGCAGGCGAGAAGAGTTTTAGACAGAATTGTAGGTTTTGAAATGTCTCCGGTTTTATGGAAAAAAGTAAAACCAGGACTCTCTGCAGGAAGAGTTCAGTCTGTAGCGGTAAGATTAATTGTAGAAAGAGAAAAAGAAATCCGTGAGTTTGTACCCAAAGCAAGTTTTAAACTGGATGGAGTTTTCCTGAATAATGCGGAGCAGGAAATAGCGGCTAAGCTTAAAAAAGACTTCGAAAAAGAAGAAGAAGCAGAGAAATTCCTTGAACAGGCAAAAACTACAGAATTTAAAGTTCTGAATGTTGAGACAAAGCCTGGAACACGCTCTGCATCTGCACCCTTTACAACTTCTACATTACAACAGGAAGCTTCTTCAAGGCTGGGATACAATGTGACCAACACCATGCGTCTGGCCCAGAGATTATATGAAGAAGGGTATATTACCTATATGAGAACAGACTCCGTAAACCTTTCTCAGGAAGCTATTGAAGGAGCAAAAAAACAAATTATATCAGAATACGGTGCAGAATATTCTTCTCCAAGAAATTATACCACAAAATCAGCCTCTGCACAGGAAGCCCACGAAGCCATCCGTCCTACGGATTTCGCAGTGAAAAGTATCGGAGATGCCCAGCTGAATAAGCTATACCAGCTGATCTACAGAAGAACACTGGCTTCTCAGATGGCCAATGCCAAAATTGAAAAGACCGTTATTGAGATCGGAAATGCTTCATTGCCTCATCATTTTGAAGCGCAGGGGGAAGTCATTATATTCGACGGTTTCCTGAAAGCGTATGGTATTGTAAAGACGGAGGAAGAGGATGATGAAAATAATGAAAAATTACTCCCGAAAGTAAAAGTAGGAGAAGTAGTAAGCTATAAAACCATTACAGCTACTGAAAAGTTTACAAGACCCAGTGCAAGATATACGGAAGCCGGGCTGGTAAGAAAACTTGAAGAACTGGGAATTGGTAGACCCTCTACTTATGCCCCAACAATTCAGACCATTCAGAACAGGGAGTATGTGGATAAACGTGAGGTGGAACCGCAAACCCGTCAAGTGATCAAAATGTCTTTGGCAAAAGATAAGATCAAAAAAGTAGTTCTTGATGAGAAATTCGGGGGCGATAAAAACAAATTCGTTCCTACAGATATAGGAGAAGTCGTGAATGATTTCTTAACAGATAATTTCAGAGAAATCTTGGATTATGGTTTTACAGCAAGAGTAGAAGAGAGTTTTGACGAAATTGCAAGCGGGGACCAGAAGTGGAAAGAAATGATGACCAACTTCTACTCCAAATTCCATCCGAGAATTGAAGATGTAGAAGAAAATGCAGACCGTGCCACGGGAGACAGGCTGCTGGGAGTAGATCCTAAAACCGGTAAGAATGTTCATGCCAGAATCGGGAGATTTGGAGCTATGATCCAGATCGGGGAAACGGATGATGAAGAGAAACCGATCTTTGCCTCTTTAATGACAGGACAGAATATTGCCACCATTACTTTTGAGGAAGCAATGGAACTGTTCAAACTGCCTTTTGATTTAAGTGATTTTGAAGGCCAGCCGGTTTCTGTAGGAGTGGGAAGGTTTGGTCCTTATGTGAAGTGGGGAGATACGTTTATCAGTATTCCAAAAGGAGAAGATCCGCTTTCTGTTGATCAGAACCGTGCAGAAGAAATCATTGGCGAAAAGAAAAAAGCCGATGCTCCGATTGCAACTTACAAAGGAGAGCCTGTCACCAAAGGATCAGGAAGATTCGGTCCGTTTATCAAGTATAAAGATATCTTTGTCAATGTTCCGAAGAAATATAATTTTGACAACCTTTCCCAAAGCGATATCAATGAACTGATTGATGCCAAGCTGGAAAAAGAGGCCAACCGCTATATCCAGCAGTGGGAAAAAGAAAAAATTTCTCTTGAAAACGGAAGATGGGGACCTTTCATCAAATTTGGAAAAGCCATGTTTAAAATTCCAAAGAAAAATGATGATACAAAGTATGATGCTGAAGAATTAAAGGAGGTTTCCCTTGATGACGTAAAGAAATGGATTACGGATCAGGATAAAAATGCATTTGCAGAAAAGAAAAAACCGGCCGCCAAAAAGACTGCTGCTGCAAAGAAAACGACTGCTGCCAAAAAGCCTGCTGCCAAAAAGAAGTAA
- a CDS encoding T9SS type A sorting domain-containing protein, whose product MIPVRKAYAMWEGDPYIKGNGIPAGTVTADVLWEDVHGLIKSGTGYVLEISGSGQDAKIKVPINKSKKGNAVIAFRVNGQVYWSWHVWVTDDPTNGSSYKNFDNIKRVRSDGTVEAIPDYEWKWMDRNLGALTSSITASDWNRNNGLLYQWGRKDPIPPLVTRGNDFYEASGSIGRVRHRGAKNFTNAVSIDDMTKTVLYSAAELTNNIRLSVRNPLGLIYVNKDDNSGQAYYNNNVNLPVNWFGRTADLPDNRLSELNLWSDNAQGKIETVYNNDSSAKPYRDKSPYDPCPNGWRIPSMLVANLASSAYIDDIRIDFSPFGLRTNMPKNTFEANKYYIIKPTDAGVPGFMTGFKIYPNFGFDLSNVGGYNMGIFPGTGQLIRGAHLGQYSDQHHTALWTATMTRQFDTTPSVGVRGVIMIPDKEQPDIPDPGYPNVQGRYYYMPMAGMYTSDANGCRCIKDPLYILNDYDFPTEYMPAAATEYKEGLNNPNTYLAVKSAQSYTVEIPVSKAFSVQSQLLNNQNILSPSSFNNLKANVLWTTNVNLINKVSMVNPSPAMLQDLKDSRISVEIRPNQSGNAVITLHNGNIINPVYWSWHIWITDTPVVSYAYTTELPVAEAVNYVNYVNKADIVMMTEFLDRNIGALAAFPTVGNPLSPTASELTGIRASTGLHYQWGRKDPIPTFQYADNKASFNVFLGKVLDNGTVSYTTLTAATYNNLTGGYLVAYNTYAAASGVQDTDKPGDKVSKILSYSVQNPLFFMIPSTFSPFNSTSPNYTNGTDWIANEPNLAPDRWGRGGIKSPFDPCPDGWRIPDLSSVALVSGQDFGQTPWYKKDKNIATSYSVITDYQGVRVRNPSTTSTIGYQFLDKSYTVGNYPDSGSRAFRSVVGNQSPQGTFNVVNFQYPAIWTDALAANYMGRPISVLFDAASTANRLIVFHDNNDPYFGMSCRCVRIKYNGFGKEEGPVPRFVINALRNSIPGPVLFNSIEGKKEVNTILLFPNPVKDILYIKSPEDKEYHYEVYNMAGQLVKSGKFENKKTDLSSLMSGGYLIRINNSEDVMKIIKQ is encoded by the coding sequence TTGATCCCGGTAAGAAAGGCATATGCGATGTGGGAAGGTGATCCTTATATTAAAGGAAATGGGATACCTGCGGGAACGGTAACCGCCGATGTGCTTTGGGAAGATGTGCATGGGCTTATAAAATCAGGAACAGGCTACGTTTTGGAAATTTCAGGCTCCGGGCAGGACGCGAAAATAAAAGTTCCCATCAATAAATCTAAAAAGGGGAATGCTGTTATTGCTTTCAGAGTCAATGGACAGGTGTATTGGAGCTGGCACGTCTGGGTGACTGATGATCCCACGAATGGCTCATCTTATAAAAATTTTGACAATATTAAGCGGGTAAGATCAGATGGAACTGTTGAGGCAATTCCCGATTATGAATGGAAATGGATGGACAGGAACCTGGGCGCTCTTACCAGTTCTATTACTGCCTCAGATTGGAATAGAAATAACGGGCTGCTGTATCAGTGGGGAAGGAAAGATCCAATTCCGCCTCTTGTGACCCGGGGAAATGATTTTTATGAAGCGTCCGGATCTATAGGAAGGGTGAGGCATCGCGGAGCAAAAAACTTTACCAATGCAGTAAGCATCGATGATATGACCAAAACGGTTTTGTATTCTGCGGCAGAGCTCACCAATAATATCCGGCTTTCTGTCAGAAATCCTCTGGGTCTTATTTATGTGAATAAAGACGATAACTCCGGGCAGGCTTATTATAACAATAATGTAAATCTGCCGGTCAACTGGTTTGGAAGAACAGCAGATTTGCCGGATAACAGGCTCTCAGAACTGAATCTTTGGTCTGATAATGCTCAAGGTAAAATTGAAACGGTGTACAATAATGACAGCAGTGCAAAACCTTATCGGGATAAATCACCTTATGATCCCTGTCCCAATGGATGGCGTATCCCGTCAATGCTTGTTGCCAACCTGGCTTCTTCAGCCTATATAGATGATATCAGAATAGATTTTTCTCCTTTTGGATTAAGAACCAACATGCCCAAAAATACTTTCGAAGCCAATAAATATTATATTATAAAACCTACAGATGCAGGCGTTCCCGGGTTTATGACGGGATTTAAAATCTATCCGAACTTTGGATTTGACCTTTCAAATGTCGGGGGCTATAATATGGGGATATTTCCTGGTACCGGCCAGCTGATCAGGGGCGCTCATTTAGGCCAGTACAGTGACCAGCATCATACAGCATTATGGACTGCTACGATGACCAGACAGTTTGATACAACACCATCAGTAGGTGTCAGGGGAGTTATCATGATTCCGGATAAAGAACAGCCTGATATTCCGGATCCCGGTTATCCCAATGTTCAGGGAAGATACTATTATATGCCTATGGCCGGAATGTATACCTCGGACGCTAATGGCTGCAGGTGTATAAAAGATCCGCTCTATATACTTAATGATTATGATTTTCCTACTGAATATATGCCGGCCGCTGCAACAGAGTACAAAGAAGGACTGAATAACCCCAATACTTATCTGGCGGTAAAAAGTGCACAGTCGTATACTGTTGAGATCCCTGTCAGTAAAGCTTTTTCTGTACAGAGTCAATTGCTGAACAATCAGAATATACTGAGCCCTTCAAGTTTCAATAATCTGAAAGCAAACGTTCTCTGGACTACGAATGTTAATCTGATCAATAAAGTTTCGATGGTTAATCCGTCTCCTGCTATGCTTCAGGATCTTAAAGATTCGAGGATATCGGTAGAAATACGGCCTAACCAAAGTGGAAATGCTGTAATTACGCTGCATAATGGAAATATTATCAACCCGGTATACTGGAGCTGGCATATTTGGATTACCGATACCCCTGTGGTGTCCTATGCCTATACCACCGAGCTTCCGGTGGCGGAAGCTGTGAACTATGTGAATTATGTCAATAAAGCAGACATTGTGATGATGACCGAGTTTTTGGACCGGAATATAGGAGCGTTGGCCGCCTTTCCTACGGTAGGAAATCCGTTATCACCTACCGCTTCTGAACTTACGGGAATCAGAGCTTCTACCGGATTGCATTATCAATGGGGAAGAAAAGATCCTATTCCTACCTTTCAGTATGCAGATAACAAAGCTTCATTCAATGTTTTTTTAGGAAAAGTATTGGATAATGGAACGGTTTCTTACACGACTCTTACGGCTGCAACGTACAATAATTTGACAGGAGGATACCTTGTTGCTTACAATACTTATGCAGCGGCTTCAGGTGTTCAGGATACGGATAAGCCAGGTGATAAAGTAAGTAAAATTCTATCTTATTCAGTACAGAATCCCTTATTTTTTATGATTCCAAGTACTTTTTCTCCATTTAATAGTACATCTCCCAATTATACTAACGGGACAGATTGGATAGCTAATGAGCCCAATTTAGCTCCGGACAGATGGGGAAGAGGAGGGATAAAGTCACCTTTTGATCCTTGTCCCGATGGCTGGAGAATTCCCGACCTTTCAAGTGTAGCTTTGGTTTCAGGACAGGATTTTGGGCAGACTCCATGGTACAAGAAAGATAAAAATATCGCAACCTCTTATAGTGTGATTACCGATTATCAGGGGGTTCGGGTAAGAAATCCCTCTACAACTTCCACTATTGGATACCAGTTTCTGGATAAATCATATACGGTAGGGAACTATCCTGATTCAGGGTCGCGTGCATTTAGAAGTGTGGTAGGAAATCAATCTCCACAAGGAACTTTTAATGTGGTAAATTTTCAGTATCCGGCAATCTGGACGGATGCATTGGCTGCCAATTATATGGGAAGACCTATCAGTGTATTATTTGATGCCGCGTCTACTGCAAACCGTCTGATTGTCTTTCATGATAACAATGATCCCTATTTTGGAATGAGCTGCCGTTGTGTAAGGATTAAGTATAACGGTTTTGGGAAAGAAGAAGGCCCGGTTCCAAGATTTGTGATCAACGCGTTGCGAAATAGTATACCAGGCCCGGTGCTGTTTAATAGTATAGAAGGTAAAAAGGAAGTCAATACGATTTTATTGTTTCCCAACCCCGTTAAAGATATTCTTTATATCAAATCACCTGAAGACAAAGAATACCATTATGAAGTGTATAATATGGCGGGACAGCTCGTAAAATCCGGGAAGTTTGAAAATAAGAAGACCGATCTTTCATCATTGATGTCCGGCGGATATTTAATCAGAATAAATAATTCTGAAGACGTTATGAAAATTATAAAACAGTAA
- a CDS encoding formimidoylglutamase gives MDFEDFIISPRNFKTESWQIGSRITKDIKEDSIVLLFVSDYRGAGGEAEVQDFTAVRKEFYRLSQLDFEIPLVDLGDLVSGKSVQDSHYVLQEVLSVCHYKRALPVIIGGSNDFAFSLFSALNFHQKNINYTQISNIISLKQGEEINEHTFLGKIFGAKNFSIKNYHHLGYQKHLNEMDSVRLIKEVEFDIIRLAEMMNSTEKTEPFFRKADLVTVNCDAVESFSDAFSMNPQVNGLNRREVCAYMKEAGLSENLKAVGIFNYNIYSENQLNHQLLAQMLWYLIEGINIQRSHPKERHYELFYVLVDDRQYAFRRDTFSNLWYFGDDENIENCIPCSRKDFDDAKKGWLNARLTKI, from the coding sequence ATGGATTTTGAAGACTTTATCATTTCACCAAGAAATTTCAAAACAGAAAGCTGGCAGATTGGGAGTCGGATCACAAAAGATATAAAAGAAGACAGTATTGTACTTTTGTTTGTGTCAGACTACAGAGGAGCGGGTGGAGAAGCAGAAGTGCAGGATTTTACAGCGGTCAGAAAAGAATTTTACAGGCTCTCACAGCTGGATTTTGAAATTCCTCTGGTAGATCTTGGAGATCTGGTTTCAGGGAAGTCTGTTCAGGATTCCCATTATGTCCTGCAGGAGGTTCTCTCAGTCTGTCATTATAAAAGAGCCCTTCCCGTTATTATCGGAGGGTCCAATGACTTTGCTTTTTCGTTATTCTCAGCATTAAATTTTCATCAGAAAAATATCAATTATACTCAGATCAGTAATATTATTTCCCTTAAGCAGGGAGAAGAAATCAATGAACATACCTTTTTAGGTAAGATTTTTGGAGCTAAGAATTTTTCTATTAAAAACTATCATCATTTAGGATACCAGAAACATTTGAATGAAATGGATTCTGTGAGGCTGATCAAAGAAGTGGAGTTTGATATCATCCGTCTGGCGGAAATGATGAATTCTACGGAAAAGACAGAGCCTTTCTTCAGAAAAGCAGATCTGGTTACTGTAAATTGTGATGCAGTAGAGAGCTTCAGCGATGCTTTTTCTATGAATCCGCAGGTGAACGGATTAAACAGGCGTGAGGTCTGTGCCTATATGAAAGAGGCAGGACTGAGTGAAAACCTTAAAGCAGTTGGTATTTTCAATTATAATATTTATTCGGAAAACCAGCTGAATCATCAGCTTTTGGCTCAAATGCTCTGGTATTTGATCGAAGGGATTAACATTCAGCGGTCTCACCCGAAAGAAAGACATTATGAACTGTTCTATGTACTGGTGGACGACAGACAATATGCTTTCAGACGTGATACTTTCAGTAATTTGTGGTATTTTGGTGATGATGAAAATATAGAAAACTGCATTCCGTGTTCCAGGAAAGATTTTGATGATGCTAAAAAAGGATGGCTGAATGCAAGACTGACGAAAATTTAA
- a CDS encoding glycosyltransferase, whose product MTNVPSTVSIIVPVYNVENYLTKCLDSLVNQSLQDIEIIVVNDGSTDHSGVIINEFAQRYPGKIKAFTKENGGLSDARNFGIDRASGDYIGFVDSDDYIMKTMFEEMLLLAEKHQAEMVICNVRKVDQNGKITQKLTQIPNMPEKIDLEKNFSVFSDISYFACNKLFKKELFDQKRFKKGIHFEDIQLIPQLLLECTTIAQTQNFHYQYLERNDSITKMHTGKGLDMLRAVADVEKAFGESLYSYKEKELKNFQIFEGVYSFLAYVAFVKEERTFSQMADQLEVFMKERNIKIQDILKYNRFGKNYLLSLPVKKKIFYLLFFAGQKKLIRKLI is encoded by the coding sequence ATGACAAATGTTCCCTCAACAGTTTCCATCATTGTTCCCGTATATAATGTCGAAAATTATTTGACAAAATGCCTGGATTCTCTGGTAAATCAGAGCCTTCAGGATATTGAAATTATTGTGGTTAATGATGGGAGTACAGATCATTCTGGGGTTATTATCAACGAATTTGCCCAGAGATATCCCGGAAAGATAAAAGCTTTTACCAAAGAGAACGGAGGCCTGAGCGATGCGCGGAATTTTGGAATTGACCGGGCCTCCGGAGACTATATCGGTTTTGTAGACAGTGATGATTATATCATGAAAACCATGTTTGAAGAAATGCTTCTTCTGGCCGAAAAGCACCAGGCCGAAATGGTAATCTGTAATGTCCGGAAGGTGGATCAGAATGGGAAAATTACTCAAAAACTGACCCAGATCCCGAATATGCCGGAGAAAATAGATCTTGAAAAAAATTTCTCTGTTTTCTCGGATATCAGTTACTTTGCCTGTAATAAACTATTTAAGAAAGAGCTTTTTGATCAGAAGAGATTTAAAAAAGGGATCCATTTTGAAGATATTCAGCTTATTCCACAGCTGCTATTAGAATGTACCACAATTGCCCAGACTCAGAATTTCCATTATCAGTACCTTGAACGTAATGATTCCATTACAAAAATGCATACCGGAAAAGGACTGGATATGTTAAGAGCAGTGGCTGATGTGGAAAAGGCGTTTGGAGAATCACTGTATTCCTATAAAGAAAAAGAACTGAAAAACTTCCAGATCTTTGAAGGTGTTTATTCCTTTCTTGCCTATGTGGCGTTTGTGAAAGAAGAAAGAACATTCTCCCAGATGGCTGATCAACTTGAGGTTTTCATGAAAGAAAGAAATATAAAAATTCAAGATATATTGAAGTATAATCGTTTTGGTAAGAATTATCTTTTATCTTTGCCGGTGAAAAAAAAGATTTTTTATCTATTGTTTTTTGCCGGGCAAAAGAAGCTGATAAGAAAATTAATATAA
- a CDS encoding glycosyltransferase family 4 protein, with product MKNFELFLSASGIPIFYIKIGLGFLFSFLITFFSIPTIVKISRRKNLMDEPGIRSSHLRKIPNLGGIAIFYSIGICASIFAYELFDLYKFLFASLIILLYVGVMDDIVVMRAYKKLVAQIIVSSLVVIGSDIRIRSLFGIFGVYELGYFVSIIFSIITFIVLINAFNLIDGIDGLAGGYSVICSALFGISYYRLGEYNYPLVILSVVIIGTVLAFLYYNLSNYRTNKVFMGDTGSMLLGFLLAFTSICFIDIFIDKQLADVPRYHLQSAPVIAVAILILPIVDTLNVIIVRLCNKKSPFDADKNHIHHKLLKLDLTHRRSSFYIILYYLMIVGIAYYLRHININVLLLVIVSLGFFGAYLPDLLYRLKNNKN from the coding sequence ATGAAAAATTTTGAATTGTTCTTAAGCGCGTCGGGGATTCCTATTTTCTATATAAAAATAGGACTGGGTTTTTTATTCTCTTTTTTAATTACTTTTTTTTCCATCCCTACTATCGTAAAGATCTCACGAAGAAAAAACCTTATGGATGAACCTGGGATAAGGAGTTCACATTTAAGGAAAATCCCAAACCTGGGGGGTATTGCTATCTTTTATTCAATTGGAATCTGTGCTTCTATTTTCGCTTACGAGCTGTTTGACCTTTACAAATTCCTGTTCGCTTCATTGATTATTCTGCTGTATGTGGGAGTAATGGATGATATTGTTGTGATGAGAGCTTATAAGAAACTGGTGGCCCAGATTATAGTGTCTTCATTGGTGGTGATAGGATCGGATATAAGAATCAGGAGTCTTTTTGGAATATTCGGAGTCTATGAACTTGGTTATTTTGTGAGTATTATATTCAGTATTATTACATTTATTGTACTCATTAATGCATTTAATCTGATAGACGGCATAGATGGACTGGCCGGAGGATACTCTGTGATCTGCAGCGCCCTGTTTGGAATCAGTTATTACAGGCTGGGTGAGTATAATTATCCGTTGGTTATTTTATCGGTTGTTATTATAGGAACTGTTCTGGCATTTTTGTACTATAACTTATCCAATTATAGAACAAATAAGGTCTTTATGGGAGATACCGGCTCTATGCTGCTCGGCTTTTTACTGGCCTTTACTTCTATTTGTTTTATTGATATCTTTATAGACAAGCAACTGGCAGATGTACCAAGGTATCATTTGCAATCTGCACCTGTGATTGCAGTAGCTATCTTAATTCTGCCGATTGTGGATACCCTGAATGTGATTATTGTAAGGCTTTGCAATAAAAAATCACCATTTGATGCAGATAAGAACCATATTCATCACAAATTGTTGAAGCTTGATCTGACCCACAGAAGATCATCGTTTTATATTATTCTTTATTACCTGATGATTGTGGGCATCGCATATTATCTAAGACATATTAATATAAATGTGCTGCTGCTGGTTATTGTTTCATTAGGTTTTTTTGGAGCCTATTTACCAGATTTGCTGTATCGCTTGAAAAATAATAAAAATTAA